One genomic window of Salvia miltiorrhiza cultivar Shanhuang (shh) chromosome 4, IMPLAD_Smil_shh, whole genome shotgun sequence includes the following:
- the LOC131023763 gene encoding N-acylphosphatidylethanolamine synthase isoform X2 — translation MRTMEWAARGDHLRGVPRKMIFMAVGAFAKAVANLLNTTTVYNVETLLRLVRHRPPGVPLITVSNHMSTLDDPVLWGFKGFPITDVELGRWVLAAEDICFKNPVYSYCFRLGKCIPITRGGGIYQEHMNEALDRLANGAWLHTFPEGKVYQEDAPIRRLKWGTASLIVRAPVTPIVLPIVHRGFEQVMPENYMFGRRPPFPLGNKDIGIHIGEPIMFDIPKLKQEALHMSKDVSFSGCGWPNTVCGLDEAAQRCLYINISHHIQRLMETLRISSLKST, via the exons ATGAGGACTATGGAGTGGGCGGCGAGAGGAGATCACCTACGCGGAGTACCTCGAAAGATGATTTTCATGGCGGTGGGAGCATTCGCCAAGGCTGTGGCCAATCTGCTTAACACCACCACCGTTTACAACGTCGAAACCCTCCTCCGCCTCGTCCGGCATCGCCCGCCTGGCGTCCCTCTTATCACCGTCAGCAATCACATGTCCAC GTTGGATGACCCAGTATTGTGGGGATTCAAGGGTTTTCCCATAACGGATGTCGAGTTAGGGAGATGGGTACTTGCAGCTGAAGACATATGCTTCAAAAACCCAGTGTATTCATATTGTTTTCGACTTg GGAAATGTATTCCCATAACAAGAGGTGGTGGAATCTATCAGGAGCACATGAACGAGGCTCTTGATCGCTTGGCTAATGGAGCTTGG TTGCATACATTTCCAGAAGGGAAAGTGTATCAAGAAGATGCACCTATACGGAGGTTGAAATGGGGAACTGCCAGTCTCATTGTTCGTGCCCCCGTAACTCCGATAGTTTTGCCAATAGTTCACCGTGGTTTTGAACAG GTTATGCCTGAGAATTATATGTTTGGTAGAAGGCCTCCTTTCCCTTTGGGCAACAAGGATATTGGAATACATATAGGCGAGCCAATTATGTTTGACATCCCAAAACTGAAGCAGGAGGCGCTACACATGTCCAAGGATGTTTCATTCTCTGGATGTGGATGGCCCAACACCGTGTGTGGACTGGATGAGGCTGCACAGAGATGTCTTTATATCAATATATCACACCATATACAACGACTCATGGAGACCTTGCGTATATCGTCTCTCAAATCCACCTGA
- the LOC131023763 gene encoding N-acylphosphatidylethanolamine synthase isoform X1: MRTMEWAARGDHLRGVPRKMIFMAVGAFAKAVANLLNTTTVYNVETLLRLVRHRPPGVPLITVSNHMSTLDDPVLWGFKGFPITDVELGRWVLAAEDICFKNPVYSYCFRLGKCIPITRGGGIYQEHMNEALDRLANGAWLHTFPEGKVYQEDAPIRRLKWGTASLIVRAPVTPIVLPIVHRGFEQLFVGVLQVMPENYMFGRRPPFPLGNKDIGIHIGEPIMFDIPKLKQEALHMSKDVSFSGCGWPNTVCGLDEAAQRCLYINISHHIQRLMETLRISSLKST, from the exons ATGAGGACTATGGAGTGGGCGGCGAGAGGAGATCACCTACGCGGAGTACCTCGAAAGATGATTTTCATGGCGGTGGGAGCATTCGCCAAGGCTGTGGCCAATCTGCTTAACACCACCACCGTTTACAACGTCGAAACCCTCCTCCGCCTCGTCCGGCATCGCCCGCCTGGCGTCCCTCTTATCACCGTCAGCAATCACATGTCCAC GTTGGATGACCCAGTATTGTGGGGATTCAAGGGTTTTCCCATAACGGATGTCGAGTTAGGGAGATGGGTACTTGCAGCTGAAGACATATGCTTCAAAAACCCAGTGTATTCATATTGTTTTCGACTTg GGAAATGTATTCCCATAACAAGAGGTGGTGGAATCTATCAGGAGCACATGAACGAGGCTCTTGATCGCTTGGCTAATGGAGCTTGG TTGCATACATTTCCAGAAGGGAAAGTGTATCAAGAAGATGCACCTATACGGAGGTTGAAATGGGGAACTGCCAGTCTCATTGTTCGTGCCCCCGTAACTCCGATAGTTTTGCCAATAGTTCACCGTGGTTTTGAACAG TTGTTTGTGGGCGTTTTGCAGGTTATGCCTGAGAATTATATGTTTGGTAGAAGGCCTCCTTTCCCTTTGGGCAACAAGGATATTGGAATACATATAGGCGAGCCAATTATGTTTGACATCCCAAAACTGAAGCAGGAGGCGCTACACATGTCCAAGGATGTTTCATTCTCTGGATGTGGATGGCCCAACACCGTGTGTGGACTGGATGAGGCTGCACAGAGATGTCTTTATATCAATATATCACACCATATACAACGACTCATGGAGACCTTGCGTATATCGTCTCTCAAATCCACCTGA
- the LOC131023763 gene encoding N-acylphosphatidylethanolamine synthase isoform X3, which translates to MLDDPVLWGFKGFPITDVELGRWVLAAEDICFKNPVYSYCFRLGKCIPITRGGGIYQEHMNEALDRLANGAWLHTFPEGKVYQEDAPIRRLKWGTASLIVRAPVTPIVLPIVHRGFEQVMPENYMFGRRPPFPLGNKDIGIHIGEPIMFDIPKLKQEALHMSKDVSFSGCGWPNTVCGLDEAAQRCLYINISHHIQRLMETLRISSLKST; encoded by the exons AT GTTGGATGACCCAGTATTGTGGGGATTCAAGGGTTTTCCCATAACGGATGTCGAGTTAGGGAGATGGGTACTTGCAGCTGAAGACATATGCTTCAAAAACCCAGTGTATTCATATTGTTTTCGACTTg GGAAATGTATTCCCATAACAAGAGGTGGTGGAATCTATCAGGAGCACATGAACGAGGCTCTTGATCGCTTGGCTAATGGAGCTTGG TTGCATACATTTCCAGAAGGGAAAGTGTATCAAGAAGATGCACCTATACGGAGGTTGAAATGGGGAACTGCCAGTCTCATTGTTCGTGCCCCCGTAACTCCGATAGTTTTGCCAATAGTTCACCGTGGTTTTGAACAG GTTATGCCTGAGAATTATATGTTTGGTAGAAGGCCTCCTTTCCCTTTGGGCAACAAGGATATTGGAATACATATAGGCGAGCCAATTATGTTTGACATCCCAAAACTGAAGCAGGAGGCGCTACACATGTCCAAGGATGTTTCATTCTCTGGATGTGGATGGCCCAACACCGTGTGTGGACTGGATGAGGCTGCACAGAGATGTCTTTATATCAATATATCACACCATATACAACGACTCATGGAGACCTTGCGTATATCGTCTCTCAAATCCACCTGA